A single region of the Sorghum bicolor cultivar BTx623 chromosome 7, Sorghum_bicolor_NCBIv3, whole genome shotgun sequence genome encodes:
- the LOC110437074 gene encoding putative disease resistance protein RGA1 isoform X1, producing MTTTGRTQIVVAILFVFHWRLSSLSTTTMKGRAIRFHPYPLCPIPLIRSSTSTLATSPATVRFFLRNAFLRAASAAMAELVTSMVIGPLVSMVKDKVSSYLLDEYKVMEGMEEQREILERQLPAILQIIDDAEEKGAQPGVGAWLKALKKASYEANDVFDEFKYEALAREARKRGHRNTHGMDVVSLLPACNSIMFRRRMGKKLQKIVQDIEVLVTKMNDFGFSHRPQKISEMPLRQMDHVMIDSEKDIVSRSRTQEKKKIMKILLDHANNDDLLVLPIVGLGGLGKTTFVQLVYSDPEIEKHFQFLKWYCVSDDFDVGNIARSICNSTKKDSEKVLQDLQKELSGKRCLLVLDDIWNQDVNKWEKLKTCLQHAGTGSAILTTTRDAKIAQIMSGKSGKIHNLENLDDVHLKEILERRAFILQKPEFARLDDIVNEIVKRCAGSPLAAKAIGSMLRTKTSKEEWMVVSKKSSICNEETGILPILKLSFDNLPFHMKQCFAFCAVFPKDYEINVDNLIQLWMANDYVPVEEDVPLETTGRHIFNELAWRSFFQDALEDQNWSHFRSIKTCKIHDLMHDIALSVLGEECATITNRFDQKKLLSKHCRHLFSSYDETAAHLIAFLKKQAPTLQTLLLPLYADWTSHMPKYNSLRAIRYPRRSEFKIRSRKLQHLRYLDLSGNWRIKQLPEEISIMYNLQTLNVSGCKKLCRLPRDMKYMASLRHLYTEGCTSLKCMPSNLGELTSLCILTYFVAGASSGCSTIGELQNLDLGDKLMLSYLENVTEAQARAATLGNKEKLRHLSLEWSSECHEEPVSDCHKKVLDALKPHEGLETLRIQGYKSTSLPTWMKDLSFLQKHLTELRLVGFTVCEEFPQFSHFEALQILRLEGLEKLESLCSNEASLTFPKLKKLKLLSLKNMERWVAAEGREGEVAFPQLQKLVIQDCPKLVTLPETPNLKDVVLDEGKAQLLLLIARCGYMSLLSTLELHVRDKEAALELDSENVESHLLELTLNGCDFFFLPSPRQPTFMIWRWFGKLVSLDITGCDALIYWPEVVFQSLVSLKRLYVSKCHNLVGPTQVKCEPAPTTSQVLPRLNALSVKDCQNLTELFVLPPSITSLQIWSCEKLEFTWEDTKSKSVRVEQLGTSTSMENCASTSVPKQPATPAQTNHPLPCLEYIFIVDLDSLVTLPNLPPALKALSILSCEKLCFVSGQLDVLEHLDISGCNKLQSLNSLGNLPSLQSLTLDGCKSLISVPGAVGSYSALQRLTIKYCPAIDTKSLYKQHKQRLDNLEERDLSHAHSSDPLKETSLHSGPKLMNPRTWKYAIPQRWR from the coding sequence ATGACAACGACAGGAAGGACCCAAATCGTCGTTGCTATACTTTTCGTGTTTCATTGGCGGCTATCCTCACTTAGTACCACGACAATGAAAGGAAGGGCAATAAGATTCCATCCATATCCGCTTTGCCCAATTCCACTCATTCGTTCATCCACATCCACTTTGGCCACTTCCCCTGCTACAGTGCGCTTCTTTCTGAGGAACGCGTTCCTGAGAGCTGCAAGTGCAGCAATGGCTGAATTGGTAACCAGTATGGTTATCGGGCCGCTGGTCTCCATGGTGAAGGACAAGGTGTCCAGCTACCTTCTTGATGAGTACAAGGTGATGGAAGGTATGGAGGAGCAGCGCGAGATCTTGGAGCGCCAGCTGCCAGCCATACTACAAATCATCGATGATGCAGAGGAGAAGGGTGCACAGCCAGGAGTAGGTGCCTGGCTCAAAGCACTCAAGAAGGCATCCTATGAAGCAAACGATGTCTTCGATGAGTTCAAGTACGAGGCACTTGCTCGAGAAGCCAGGAAGAGGGGGCACCGCAATACGCATGGCATGGATGTTGTAAGCCTCCTCCCTGCTTGTAATTCCATTATGTTCCGCCGCAGGATGGGCAAGAAGTTGCAGAAGATTGTGCAAGACATAGAGGTCCTGGTAACGAAGATGAATGACTTCGGTTTCAGCCACAGGCCACAAAAAATATCAGAGATGCCATTGCGGCAAATGGATCACGtcatgattgactccgaaaaAGATATTGTTAGCAGATCCAGaactcaagagaagaagaagattaTGAAGATATTACTTGACCATGCTAACAATGatgatcttcttgttcttcctatTGTTGGATTGGGTGGACTAGGCAAGACCACCTTTGTGCAGCTAGTTTACAGTGACCCTGAAATAGAGAAGCATTTTCAATTCTTGAAGTGGTATTGTGTGTCAGATGATTTTGACGTGGGTAATATTGCAAGAAGCATCTGCAATAGCACAAAAAAAGATAGTGAAAAGGTACTGCAAGATCTCCAGAAAGAACTAAGCGGAAAGCGGTGCCTCCTCGTTTTGGATGATATATGGAATCAGGATGTCAACAAGTGGGAAAAGCTGAAAACCTGCCTTCAGCATGCTGGCACAGGTAGTGCAATACTGACCACTACACGTGATGCGAAAATAGCTCAAATTATGTCTGGAAAGTCTGGAAAGATCCATAATTTGGAAAATCTAGATGACGTACATCTAAAGGAAATACTTGAGAGAAGAGCATTCATTCTGCAGAAGCCAGAATTTGCTAGGCTGGACGACATTGTTAATGAAATCGTTAAGAGATGTGCTGGCTCTCCTTTAGCTGCCAAAGCCATAGGTTCCATGCTGAGGACCAAGACTAGCAAAGAGGAATGGATGGTTGTATCAAAGAAAAGCAGCATTTGCAATGAGGAGACTGGAATTCTACCCATACTCAAGCTCAGCTTTGACAACTTACCATTTCACATGAAGCAGTGCTTTGCATTTTGTGCTGTGTTCCCAAAAGATTATGAGATTAATGTGGACAATTTGATCCAGCTGTGGATGGCTAATGACTATGTACCGGTTGAGGAGGATGTCCCTCTTGAAACAACCGGAAGACATATTTTCAACGAGCTAGCTTGGAGGTCATTTTTTCAGGATGCGTTGGAGGATCAAAACTGGAGTCATTTTCGTAGTATTAAGACGTGCAAGATACATGATCTTATGCATGACATTGCCCTATCTGTTTTAGGTGAAGAATGTGCAACAATCACCAATAGGTTCGATCAGAAGAAGTTATTATCAAAGCACTGTCGGCACTTGTTCTCGTCGTATGATGAGACCGCTGCTCATCTGATTGCTTTTCTGAAGAAACAAGCTCCAACTCTCCAGACATTATTGTTGCCTCTATATGCAGACTGGACGTCACATATGCCAAAGTACAATTCTCTGCGAGCAATAAGATATCCTAGGAGGTCAGAATTTAAAATCAGATCAAGGAAGTTGCAACACCTAAGGTACCTTGATCTCTCAGGAAATTGGCGGATCAAACAACTTCCTGAAGAAATAAGCATCATGTATAATCTACAGACCCTGAATGTTTCCGGCTGTAAGAAGCTTTGTCGACTTCCAAGGGATATGAAGTATATGGCAAGCCTCCGGCACCTATATACTGAGGGATGCACATCATTGAAGTGCATGCCTTCAAACCTTGGAGAACTCACTTCTCTGTGTATTCTCACATATTTCGTGGCTGGTGCTAGTTCTGGCTGCAGTACTATTGGAGAATTGCAAAACCTGGACCTTGGTGACAAACTGATGCTAAGCTATCTGGAAAATGTAACAGAGGCACAAGCAAGAGCTGCTACTCTTGGAAATAAAGAGAAACTCAGGCATTTATCTCTTGAATGGAGTAGTGAATGCCACGAGGAACCAGTATCAGATTGTCATAAGAAGGTATTAGATGCCCTTAAACCTCATGAAGGGTTGGAGACACTAAGGATACAGGGTTACAAAAGCACTTCTTTACCAACATGGATGAAAGATCTTAGTTTCCTGCAGAAGCATTTGACGGAGCTCCGTCTAGTTGGCTTTACAGTGTGTGAGGAATTTCCTCAATTTAGCCATTTTGAAGCTCTTCAGATTCTTCGTTTAGAAGGACTGGAGAAATTAGAAAGCCTTTGTAGCAACGAGGCATCCTTGACATTTCCAAAACTTAAAAAACTAAAGTTACTTAGTCTGAAGAACATGGAAAGATGGGTGGCAGCTGAAGGGAGAGAGGGAGAAGTGGCGTTTCCTCAGCTTCAAAAACTTGTTATTCAGGACTGTCCAAAGCTGGTTACTCTACCTGAAACCCCAAATCTCAAGGATGTAGTTCTTGATGAAGGCAAAGCACAGCTATTGCTGCTAATAGCTAGATGTGGATACATGTCTTTGCTGTCAACACTAGAACTGCATGTTCGTGATAAAGAAGCAGCACTTGAGCTAGACAGTGAGAACGTGGAGTCACATCTATTAGAATTGACGTTAAATGGGTGCGACTTTTTCTTCCTCCCAAGTCCAAGGCAGCCTACATTTATGATCTGGAGATGGTTCGGaaaacttgtttctttggatattACTGGATGTGATGCGCTCATCTACTGGCCTGAGGTTGTATTCCAAAGCTTGGTATCCTTGAAACGTTTATACGTTTCTAAGTGCCATAATCTAGTGGGGCCCACACAGGTAAAATGTGAGCCAGCACCAACAACCAGTCAGGTCCTGCCACGCCTAAACGCTTTATCTGTAAAAGATTGCCAAAACCTGACAGAGCTCTTTGTTCTTCCCCCGTCTATCACTAGCCTCCAAATTTGGTCTTGTGAGAAATTGGAGTTCACATGGGAGGATACAAAATCGAAGAGTGTACGTGTGGAGCAGCTTGGCACGAGTACGTCGATGGAAAACTGTGCATCCACCAGTGTGCCAAAGCAACCGGCAACGCCAGCACAAACAAACCATCCTCTGCCTTGCCTGGAATATATATTCATAGTTGACCTGGATAGCCTGGTAACACTCCCAAATCTACCACCGGCCCTCAAGGCGTTAAGTATCTTATCATGTGAGAAGCTTTGTTTTGTGTCAGGGCAGCTGGATGTGCTTGAGCATTTGGACATTTCTGGCTGCAATAAGTTGCAGTCACTGAATTCCCTGGGAAACCTGCCATCATTACAAAGCCTCACTCTTG
- the LOC110437074 gene encoding putative disease resistance protein RGA1 isoform X2 — MTTTGRTQIVVAILFVFHWRLSSLSTTTMKGRAIRFHPYPLCPIPLIRSSTSTLATSPATVRFFLRNAFLRAASAAMAELVTSMVIGPLVSMVKDKVSSYLLDEYKVMEGMEEQREILERQLPAILQIIDDAEEKGAQPGVGAWLKALKKASYEANDVFDEFKYEALAREARKRGHRNTHGMDVVSLLPACNSIMFRRRMGKKLQKIVQDIEVLVTKMNDFGFSHRPQKISEMPLRQMDHVMIDSEKDIVSRSRTQEKKKIMKILLDHANNDDLLVLPIVGLGGLGKTTFVQLVYSDPEIEKHFQFLKWYCVSDDFDVGNIARSICNSTKKDSEKVLQDLQKELSGKRCLLVLDDIWNQDVNKWEKLKTCLQHAGTGSAILTTTRDAKIAQIMSGKSGKIHNLENLDDVHLKEILERRAFILQKPEFARLDDIVNEIVKRCAGSPLAAKAIGSMLRTKTSKEEWMVVSKKSSICNEETGILPILKLSFDNLPFHMKQCFAFCAVFPKDYEINVDNLIQLWMANDYVPVEEDVPLETTGRHIFNELAWRSFFQDALEDQNWSHFRSIKTCKIHDLMHDIALSVLGEECATITNRFDQKKLLSKHCRHLFSSYDETAAHLIAFLKKQAPTLQTLLLPLYADWTSHMPKYNSLRAIRYPRRSEFKIRSRKLQHLRYLDLSGNWRIKQLPEEISIMYNLQTLNVSGCKKLCRLPRDMKYMASLRHLYTEGCTSLKCMPSNLGELTSLCILTYFVAGASSGCSTIGELQNLDLGDKLMLSYLENVTEAQARAATLGNKEKLRHLSLEWSSECHEEPVSDCHKKVLDALKPHEGLETLRIQGYKSTSLPTWMKDLSFLQKHLTELRLVGFTVCEEFPQFSHFEALQILRLEGLEKLESLCSNEASLTFPKLKKLKLLSLKNMERWVAAEGREGEVAFPQLQKLVIQDCPKLVTLPETPNLKDVVLDEGKAQLLLLIARCGYMSLLSTLELHVRDKEAALELDSENVESHLLELTLNGCDFFFLPSPRQPTFMIWRWFGKLVSLDITGCDALIYWPEVVFQSLVSLKRLYVSKCHNLVGPTQVKCEPAPTTSQVLPRLNALSVKDCQNLTELFVLPPSITSLQIWSCEKLEFTWEDTKSKSVRVEQLGTSTSMENCASTSVPKQPATPAQTNHPLPCLEYIFIVDLDSLVTLPNLPPALKALSILSCEKLCFVSGQLDVLEHLDISGCNKLQSLNSLGNLPSLQSLTLDGCKSLISVPGAVGSYSALQRLTIKYCPAIDTKSLYKQHKQRLDNLEERDLSHAHSSDPLKGPKLMNPRTWKYAIPQRWR; from the coding sequence ATGACAACGACAGGAAGGACCCAAATCGTCGTTGCTATACTTTTCGTGTTTCATTGGCGGCTATCCTCACTTAGTACCACGACAATGAAAGGAAGGGCAATAAGATTCCATCCATATCCGCTTTGCCCAATTCCACTCATTCGTTCATCCACATCCACTTTGGCCACTTCCCCTGCTACAGTGCGCTTCTTTCTGAGGAACGCGTTCCTGAGAGCTGCAAGTGCAGCAATGGCTGAATTGGTAACCAGTATGGTTATCGGGCCGCTGGTCTCCATGGTGAAGGACAAGGTGTCCAGCTACCTTCTTGATGAGTACAAGGTGATGGAAGGTATGGAGGAGCAGCGCGAGATCTTGGAGCGCCAGCTGCCAGCCATACTACAAATCATCGATGATGCAGAGGAGAAGGGTGCACAGCCAGGAGTAGGTGCCTGGCTCAAAGCACTCAAGAAGGCATCCTATGAAGCAAACGATGTCTTCGATGAGTTCAAGTACGAGGCACTTGCTCGAGAAGCCAGGAAGAGGGGGCACCGCAATACGCATGGCATGGATGTTGTAAGCCTCCTCCCTGCTTGTAATTCCATTATGTTCCGCCGCAGGATGGGCAAGAAGTTGCAGAAGATTGTGCAAGACATAGAGGTCCTGGTAACGAAGATGAATGACTTCGGTTTCAGCCACAGGCCACAAAAAATATCAGAGATGCCATTGCGGCAAATGGATCACGtcatgattgactccgaaaaAGATATTGTTAGCAGATCCAGaactcaagagaagaagaagattaTGAAGATATTACTTGACCATGCTAACAATGatgatcttcttgttcttcctatTGTTGGATTGGGTGGACTAGGCAAGACCACCTTTGTGCAGCTAGTTTACAGTGACCCTGAAATAGAGAAGCATTTTCAATTCTTGAAGTGGTATTGTGTGTCAGATGATTTTGACGTGGGTAATATTGCAAGAAGCATCTGCAATAGCACAAAAAAAGATAGTGAAAAGGTACTGCAAGATCTCCAGAAAGAACTAAGCGGAAAGCGGTGCCTCCTCGTTTTGGATGATATATGGAATCAGGATGTCAACAAGTGGGAAAAGCTGAAAACCTGCCTTCAGCATGCTGGCACAGGTAGTGCAATACTGACCACTACACGTGATGCGAAAATAGCTCAAATTATGTCTGGAAAGTCTGGAAAGATCCATAATTTGGAAAATCTAGATGACGTACATCTAAAGGAAATACTTGAGAGAAGAGCATTCATTCTGCAGAAGCCAGAATTTGCTAGGCTGGACGACATTGTTAATGAAATCGTTAAGAGATGTGCTGGCTCTCCTTTAGCTGCCAAAGCCATAGGTTCCATGCTGAGGACCAAGACTAGCAAAGAGGAATGGATGGTTGTATCAAAGAAAAGCAGCATTTGCAATGAGGAGACTGGAATTCTACCCATACTCAAGCTCAGCTTTGACAACTTACCATTTCACATGAAGCAGTGCTTTGCATTTTGTGCTGTGTTCCCAAAAGATTATGAGATTAATGTGGACAATTTGATCCAGCTGTGGATGGCTAATGACTATGTACCGGTTGAGGAGGATGTCCCTCTTGAAACAACCGGAAGACATATTTTCAACGAGCTAGCTTGGAGGTCATTTTTTCAGGATGCGTTGGAGGATCAAAACTGGAGTCATTTTCGTAGTATTAAGACGTGCAAGATACATGATCTTATGCATGACATTGCCCTATCTGTTTTAGGTGAAGAATGTGCAACAATCACCAATAGGTTCGATCAGAAGAAGTTATTATCAAAGCACTGTCGGCACTTGTTCTCGTCGTATGATGAGACCGCTGCTCATCTGATTGCTTTTCTGAAGAAACAAGCTCCAACTCTCCAGACATTATTGTTGCCTCTATATGCAGACTGGACGTCACATATGCCAAAGTACAATTCTCTGCGAGCAATAAGATATCCTAGGAGGTCAGAATTTAAAATCAGATCAAGGAAGTTGCAACACCTAAGGTACCTTGATCTCTCAGGAAATTGGCGGATCAAACAACTTCCTGAAGAAATAAGCATCATGTATAATCTACAGACCCTGAATGTTTCCGGCTGTAAGAAGCTTTGTCGACTTCCAAGGGATATGAAGTATATGGCAAGCCTCCGGCACCTATATACTGAGGGATGCACATCATTGAAGTGCATGCCTTCAAACCTTGGAGAACTCACTTCTCTGTGTATTCTCACATATTTCGTGGCTGGTGCTAGTTCTGGCTGCAGTACTATTGGAGAATTGCAAAACCTGGACCTTGGTGACAAACTGATGCTAAGCTATCTGGAAAATGTAACAGAGGCACAAGCAAGAGCTGCTACTCTTGGAAATAAAGAGAAACTCAGGCATTTATCTCTTGAATGGAGTAGTGAATGCCACGAGGAACCAGTATCAGATTGTCATAAGAAGGTATTAGATGCCCTTAAACCTCATGAAGGGTTGGAGACACTAAGGATACAGGGTTACAAAAGCACTTCTTTACCAACATGGATGAAAGATCTTAGTTTCCTGCAGAAGCATTTGACGGAGCTCCGTCTAGTTGGCTTTACAGTGTGTGAGGAATTTCCTCAATTTAGCCATTTTGAAGCTCTTCAGATTCTTCGTTTAGAAGGACTGGAGAAATTAGAAAGCCTTTGTAGCAACGAGGCATCCTTGACATTTCCAAAACTTAAAAAACTAAAGTTACTTAGTCTGAAGAACATGGAAAGATGGGTGGCAGCTGAAGGGAGAGAGGGAGAAGTGGCGTTTCCTCAGCTTCAAAAACTTGTTATTCAGGACTGTCCAAAGCTGGTTACTCTACCTGAAACCCCAAATCTCAAGGATGTAGTTCTTGATGAAGGCAAAGCACAGCTATTGCTGCTAATAGCTAGATGTGGATACATGTCTTTGCTGTCAACACTAGAACTGCATGTTCGTGATAAAGAAGCAGCACTTGAGCTAGACAGTGAGAACGTGGAGTCACATCTATTAGAATTGACGTTAAATGGGTGCGACTTTTTCTTCCTCCCAAGTCCAAGGCAGCCTACATTTATGATCTGGAGATGGTTCGGaaaacttgtttctttggatattACTGGATGTGATGCGCTCATCTACTGGCCTGAGGTTGTATTCCAAAGCTTGGTATCCTTGAAACGTTTATACGTTTCTAAGTGCCATAATCTAGTGGGGCCCACACAGGTAAAATGTGAGCCAGCACCAACAACCAGTCAGGTCCTGCCACGCCTAAACGCTTTATCTGTAAAAGATTGCCAAAACCTGACAGAGCTCTTTGTTCTTCCCCCGTCTATCACTAGCCTCCAAATTTGGTCTTGTGAGAAATTGGAGTTCACATGGGAGGATACAAAATCGAAGAGTGTACGTGTGGAGCAGCTTGGCACGAGTACGTCGATGGAAAACTGTGCATCCACCAGTGTGCCAAAGCAACCGGCAACGCCAGCACAAACAAACCATCCTCTGCCTTGCCTGGAATATATATTCATAGTTGACCTGGATAGCCTGGTAACACTCCCAAATCTACCACCGGCCCTCAAGGCGTTAAGTATCTTATCATGTGAGAAGCTTTGTTTTGTGTCAGGGCAGCTGGATGTGCTTGAGCATTTGGACATTTCTGGCTGCAATAAGTTGCAGTCACTGAATTCCCTGGGAAACCTGCCATCATTACAAAGCCTCACTCTTG